In the genome of Ziziphus jujuba cultivar Dongzao chromosome 10, ASM3175591v1, the window aaatttaaaaatgttgttGAAGTAGTTTTATAAGTttaattctttttcattttttggaaaataattacaaatttaaatctCGATAcaccaataaaatttaataataattttatgtaatttgtGAAATATGATCTTGCaaacaaaaattccaaaactcaTTTGaccatttccttttcttttcttctcctgtCTAAAcaatatatgatttttcatataaaatagaaccattaattttttttttcctttttaaataagaaatatatctcagaaaacaaaaacaatagctTATACGGTGCCCGGATCGAACCATAGACCGATTGGAAACCCATTTTTGAGAGGAGCAGAACCAAGTTCAGAATGGGAGAGACAGGCCATTGGCTTCAGCAAGGATGAGGAAAATAACAACGAGCGTAAAACCTGTTCCGGAATTCAAAAATTTGTTTCATTAATTTCCATAGAAACCCAAAAAGCAAGACTTTTGCTCAAGCAATTTTAcccaagatttttctttttctcttgaaATTTTACCCCGAATCCAAGTATGCACTGCAAGATGTGCACTTTGTTCGATTCCATGGCGGTCCTGATGTTGTTTTTGGTTCTGGGTTCGAGTAATTTTGGCAATTGCATGGCATCCAGTTCCCTTTTGTCTTCTTCTGAGTCAACTATGCACACTAACAATTGGGCTGTTTTGGTTTGCACATCTCGCTTCTGGTAAATCAAAAAGCTTTCGTTTTTTGCTTCTttcgtttttatgtttttccaaTCTATATTTATTACGTTTAATCACAACCATCAATATGCCCAGCTTTTGTACTTTCTACTTCAGGaccatttcattttattttgcaaaTGTCCTTGTTTAGGTTTAATTATCGACATATGGCCAACACTTTATCCTTGTATAGGTAAGTAAgctgtctttttatttttatttttattttttcccataTGTTTCGATAATTCTTTGTGTTAGTTTTGTTTTGGTcgatgattttcttcttctttgttttccaGGACAGTCAAGCGACTAGGAATACCTGATGAGAGGATAATACTAATGCTGGCAGATGATATGGCCTGCAATGCTAGAAACAAGTACCCTGCCCAAGTTTTCAACAATGAAAACCACAAACTCAACTTGTATGGTGATAATGTTGAGGTCAATTTCTTTTGTCCCTGTTAGTGCTTTATTTATTTGGCTTTGTTGGACCTTAAAAAGGATGAAATTGGATCGGGACCTCTTGTAATCATGCTAAGTTCTTAGGAAGCTCCTCTTTCACCTATCTTATAATGACGTCCTCAAATTGTTtgtttcaaaatcaaaaatagggaaaaaaaaaaaaaaattatgattactACTCCACTAATTTTACTCATTGGGTTTCACAGAGAGATCCTGAAGAagtgaaagtttttttttcctttattgttCATCATTTGAAGTAATGTCTGATGAATTCACATGATATGTAGTCCATGCATTGGTACTTGCAGAATAGTTGATGGCCTTGGTCAATAAGTCTTGTCTATGCATTGAAGGCTTTTATAAATGCTGTTTCCAGATAGAAATCTGATTTACCAGTAATCATAGGTCGATTATCGAGGTTACGAGGTGACAGTTGAAAACTTTTTACGTGTCTTGACTGGGCGTCATGAAACTGCTGTTCCAAGATCAAAGCGTCTCCTAAGTGATGAAGGAAGCCACATTCTTTTGTATATGACAGGCCATGGGGGagatgaatttttgaagtttcAAGACTCAGAAGAGCTCCAGAGTCATGACTTAGCTGATGCTGTGAAACAAATGAAAGAAAAGCATAGGTCTGTTGccttcaaaatttctttttgaaatacCACAGCCAGCAGTAATTGCTCCTTATATACTAAAATATGGTTATGTGGAACATTCTGTGAATTATccttcttaattttgaaatgttaaaaacttatttttccttttacatgAAACAACTATTTCTTCTTATCCATCTTGACAACTATTACTAGTAATTGTCAACGCTGAGTAATAAGCTCATAGGTTGTTTGACATTGTTATTAATTTAGATTCAAGGAGCTGCTGATAATGGTGGACACTTGCCAAGCTTCCACTCTATTCTCTCAGGTTTGTGATCTGTGTCTAAACAATTTGTTTTCTCCTAGATTTGTTCAGGACAGCTCTTTGCTATTGCTTTtccaggaatttttttttttttctccccagtGTCTCTGGATGGTTGATTCTACTATCGTCCTGTCCACTTCTCTGAGAATACTAATTATTACTAGGTATATGGTTAATGTGAAAACTGAATTTCATACTGATCGAAGGTAATTTTTTGAGTTTTGCAGCTTCAATCACCTGGAGTCTTGGCTATTGGAAGTAGCATGAAAGGAGAAAACTCATATTCTCATCACCTAGACTCTGATGTATGTCCGCATTTGTTAGTATTTTACCATTTTCTcaactttttaaataatataaattggaCAGAGGATAATATCATTTTTGTATCATATCCTTTTgactatattttaaaatcaagggGTTAGGATACCATATTTGCATTATTCATCTTAGTATAAGcctcttttttcattttgtccATTACAGGTTGGTGTTTCTGTTGTTGATCGTTTTACATTCTACACCCTTGCCTTCTTTGAGCGGCTAAATATGTATGATAATGCCTCATTAAGCAGGTACATCAAAGTAAAATTTGTTACTAGAACACTAATCACTGACATTTCAGTTTATTTCACTTGGTGGGCTACTTAAAATACTGTTTCATTTCTTGAGGGGCTACAGTGGCCTTTTGTTGTTTAATGACTTTAAGGGCTCCCTCGCTGTAAAAGCATTCCTTTAATCGGGTATTCTTTTTTCGATGAAACTTAAAATTTGG includes:
- the LOC107412169 gene encoding uncharacterized protein LOC107412169 gives rise to the protein MHCKMCTLFDSMAVLMLFLVLGSSNFGNCMASSSLLSSSESTMHTNNWAVLVCTSRFWFNYRHMANTLSLYRTVKRLGIPDERIILMLADDMACNARNKYPAQVFNNENHKLNLYGDNVEVDYRGYEVTVENFLRVLTGRHETAVPRSKRLLSDEGSHILLYMTGHGGDEFLKFQDSEELQSHDLADAVKQMKEKHRFKELLIMVDTCQASTLFSQLQSPGVLAIGSSMKGENSYSHHLDSDVGVSVVDRFTFYTLAFFERLNMYDNASLSSLFNSYDPSMLMSTAHYRTDLYQRRLDEVPVTNFFGSVMETIHTDSAYRALPRRSSAGVEVKMPSEQSAHNNEREMLIDSNIANQSSGFKTEDQKGVLTRLWDTFGDRIEKIEDVDSFVSYGLFMMPPILLLFSWLSW